The following coding sequences lie in one Bacillota bacterium genomic window:
- a CDS encoding winged helix-turn-helix domain-containing protein, translating to YDYYGDSRTVDTHIKNLREKLGEGGKMIATVWGVGYRFDPSEIKVPDSPAAEARDESKHRR from the coding sequence TACGACTATTACGGGGACTCGCGGACCGTGGACACGCACATTAAGAACCTTCGTGAGAAGCTGGGAGAAGGGGGAAAGATGATCGCCACCGTTTGGGGGGTCGGCTACCGCTTCGACCCTTCCGAGATAAAGGTCCCCGATTCCCCGGCGGCCGAGGCCAGAGATGAATCGAAGCATCGTCGCTAA